Proteins from a single region of Pseudoalteromonas ulvae UL12:
- a CDS encoding Maf family protein, with translation MTARIILASTSVFRQSLLQKFNIPFEVCSPRVDETAIENETAEELVKRLAIAKAQAVVKQGDAGIVIGSDQVALFKGQILGKPHTRENAIAQLMKFSGQKVQFLTGLALVNSATQEVQVTVETFNVYFRTLTEKQIAQYVDAEQPLNCAGSFKSEGLGICLFERFEGRDPNSLIGLPLMALNEMLLTWQIDILSMQG, from the coding sequence ATGACCGCACGCATCATTTTAGCTTCTACTTCCGTGTTTCGTCAGTCTCTTTTGCAAAAATTCAATATTCCCTTTGAGGTCTGCTCACCCCGAGTTGATGAGACCGCTATTGAAAATGAAACAGCCGAAGAGTTAGTGAAACGATTAGCCATAGCGAAAGCCCAAGCAGTTGTTAAACAAGGTGACGCCGGGATTGTCATTGGTTCAGATCAAGTGGCGTTATTCAAGGGTCAGATATTAGGCAAACCCCATACTCGAGAAAATGCCATCGCACAGTTAATGAAGTTCAGTGGCCAAAAAGTGCAGTTTCTCACCGGGCTGGCGTTAGTCAATTCAGCGACACAGGAAGTGCAAGTCACTGTTGAAACCTTTAATGTCTACTTTAGAACTCTCACTGAAAAACAAATAGCGCAATACGTTGACGCTGAGCAGCCACTTAATTGCGCCGGGAGCTTTAAAAGTGAGGGTCTCGGCATTTGCTTATTTGAACGTTTTGAAGGACGAGACCCTAATTCATTAATTGGCTTGCCTTTAATGGCTCTCAACGAAATGCTACTAACCTGGCAAATTGATATTTTGTCGATGCAGGGATAA
- the plsX gene encoding phosphate acyltransferase PlsX: MPNNLTIALDIMGGDYGPRSSLPAAVDAVNSIEHLTLILCGNERLIRTELDKRGALTHPRIHIQHCSEVVNNDDKPSLALRNKKDSSMRIALELVKSGRAQACVSAGNTGALLATAHYVLKMLPGINRPALISSVPTQTPKPVYLLDLGANVICDAQTLFQFAIMGSVVAEQAQNLTKARVSLLNIGAEEIKGHECIKEAAKLMQACPDLNYIGYSEGSDIFTGKADVIVCDGFVGNVALKTCEGIAKLIFHKLNKALNKSIFYKVLALLLTPVLKKLYKRVNPDQYNGASLVGLRGIVVKSHGNASEKAFYAAIKEAVREVERQLPEKIQHKFEQVLKNSAAEQ; the protein is encoded by the coding sequence ATGCCAAATAATCTAACCATAGCGTTAGATATAATGGGGGGCGATTACGGCCCCCGTTCATCTCTTCCAGCTGCAGTCGATGCAGTGAACTCTATTGAACACCTTACACTTATCCTATGTGGTAATGAGCGCCTAATTCGCACTGAATTAGATAAGCGTGGTGCATTAACACACCCAAGAATTCATATTCAACATTGTTCTGAAGTTGTTAACAATGATGATAAACCCTCTTTAGCACTGCGAAACAAAAAAGATTCGTCAATGCGCATCGCACTTGAACTGGTTAAATCTGGTCGTGCCCAAGCGTGTGTCAGTGCGGGAAATACAGGCGCATTACTGGCCACAGCCCATTATGTGCTCAAAATGCTCCCGGGCATTAACCGTCCAGCTTTGATATCTTCAGTACCCACTCAAACACCTAAACCAGTTTACTTACTCGACCTAGGCGCCAATGTTATTTGTGACGCGCAAACCTTATTTCAGTTTGCCATTATGGGCTCTGTTGTCGCTGAACAAGCGCAAAACCTAACAAAAGCCCGTGTGAGTTTATTGAATATTGGTGCTGAGGAAATTAAAGGTCATGAGTGTATAAAAGAAGCGGCCAAGTTGATGCAAGCTTGCCCCGATCTCAATTACATTGGTTATAGTGAGGGCAGTGATATTTTTACAGGCAAAGCAGATGTCATTGTCTGTGATGGTTTTGTCGGTAATGTGGCCCTTAAAACATGCGAAGGCATTGCAAAACTGATCTTCCACAAATTAAATAAAGCACTAAATAAGAGCATTTTTTACAAGGTTCTTGCTTTATTACTCACTCCTGTTTTAAAAAAGCTCTATAAAAGGGTGAACCCCGACCAGTATAATGGTGCAAGTCTGGTAGGATTGCGCGGTATTGTGGTGAAAAGTCATGGAAATGCCTCAGAAAAGGCCTTTTATGCAGCAATAAAAGAAGCTGTACGAGAGGTTGAGCGTCAGTTACCAGAAAAAATTCAGCACAAATTTGAGCAGGTTTTAAAAAACAGCGCTGCTGAACAATAA
- the yceD gene encoding 23S rRNA accumulation protein YceD: MQKVKIPKTIDPVKVAKQRLAYEGIVELNKLSRLEKLVQDEVGEVQVKIHCKYDAQERLAIYGNANTSVTLTCQRCNGDIGLDLEIDLAYAAIAAGKSSDHLPDYYEVVELNEEGEVDLHQLIEDELILAIPIVPMHEESTCRYSEEPLSFGEIDEQDDKPNPFEILKQLKKNS; the protein is encoded by the coding sequence ATGCAAAAGGTAAAGATTCCTAAGACTATTGATCCTGTAAAAGTAGCAAAACAACGCCTTGCTTATGAAGGTATTGTGGAGCTCAACAAGCTTTCTCGTTTAGAGAAACTTGTACAAGATGAAGTAGGCGAGGTACAGGTAAAAATCCATTGCAAGTATGACGCGCAAGAGCGACTGGCGATTTACGGAAACGCGAATACATCAGTTACTTTAACGTGCCAACGCTGTAATGGGGATATTGGGTTGGATTTGGAAATAGACTTAGCTTATGCAGCGATTGCTGCGGGCAAATCGTCTGATCATTTGCCTGACTACTATGAAGTTGTTGAGTTAAATGAGGAAGGTGAGGTCGATCTTCATCAGCTTATCGAAGATGAACTGATTTTGGCTATACCTATAGTACCAATGCATGAAGAATCAACTTGTCGTTATTCAGAAGAGCCTTTAAGCTTTGGTGAAATTGACGAACAAGATGATAAACCAAATCCATTTGAAATTTTGAAACAACTTAAGAAAAACTCTTAG
- the fabF gene encoding beta-ketoacyl-ACP synthase II yields the protein MAKRRIVVTGLGMLTPLGNDVASTWQGLLNGESGIDIITHFDTSDFGTKFAGTLKDFDASLYMAKKDTKKMDLFIQYGIAAGVQAFKDSGLEVTDHNANRIGVAVGSGIGGLTLIEENHVKLLNSGPRKLSPFYVPSTIINMISGHLSIMHGLRGPNISIVTACTTGLHNIGHAARMIAYGDADAMVAGGAEKASTPIGMGGFSAARALSTRNDNPQAASRPWDKDRDGFVLADGAGVIVLEEYEHAKARGAKIYAELVGFGMSGDAYHMTSPPEDGSGAALAMENALNDAGVNAEQVGYINAHGTSTNAGDKAETSAVKAIFGNAAKDVMVSSSKSMMGHLLGAAGSVESIISILSLQDQKVTPTINLDNPDEGCDLDYVPHTARDVKLDYALCNSFGFGGTNGSLLFKKV from the coding sequence GTGGCTAAACGTCGAATTGTAGTTACTGGCTTAGGTATGTTGACCCCGTTAGGTAATGACGTTGCGTCTACTTGGCAAGGTTTACTGAATGGCGAAAGTGGCATAGACATTATCACCCACTTCGATACATCAGATTTTGGTACTAAATTCGCAGGCACATTAAAAGACTTCGATGCCTCATTATATATGGCCAAAAAAGATACCAAGAAAATGGATTTATTCATCCAATATGGTATTGCTGCGGGTGTTCAAGCATTTAAAGATTCTGGGCTTGAAGTGACAGATCACAATGCAAATCGCATTGGCGTGGCTGTTGGTTCAGGCATCGGTGGTTTAACCTTGATTGAAGAAAATCACGTTAAATTACTCAATAGTGGCCCTCGAAAACTTTCTCCGTTTTACGTGCCTTCGACCATCATCAATATGATTTCTGGTCACTTATCAATTATGCACGGGTTAAGAGGTCCAAATATTTCAATTGTGACAGCATGTACAACAGGCTTACACAATATAGGTCATGCCGCTCGCATGATTGCTTACGGTGATGCTGATGCTATGGTTGCCGGTGGGGCTGAAAAAGCGTCTACGCCAATCGGAATGGGCGGATTTAGTGCAGCACGTGCTTTATCAACACGTAATGATAATCCTCAAGCGGCGTCACGACCTTGGGATAAAGATCGTGACGGCTTTGTATTGGCAGACGGTGCGGGTGTGATTGTATTAGAAGAATATGAGCATGCCAAAGCGCGAGGCGCGAAAATTTATGCTGAACTAGTTGGCTTTGGTATGAGTGGTGATGCGTATCACATGACCTCACCACCAGAAGATGGCTCAGGTGCTGCACTTGCAATGGAAAATGCCTTAAATGATGCTGGCGTTAATGCTGAGCAAGTGGGCTACATCAATGCACATGGCACATCAACCAATGCTGGTGATAAGGCAGAAACATCTGCTGTTAAAGCTATTTTTGGCAATGCAGCAAAAGATGTGATGGTCAGCTCTTCAAAATCTATGATGGGTCATTTACTTGGTGCAGCAGGCTCAGTGGAATCCATTATCAGTATTTTGTCATTACAAGATCAAAAAGTGACGCCTACTATCAATCTAGATAACCCTGATGAAGGCTGTGATCTTGATTATGTGCCGCACACAGCACGTGATGTCAAACTTGACTATGCACTGTGTAATTCGTTCGGCTTTGGTGGTACTAACGGTTCATTACTGTTTAAAAAAGTGTAA
- the fabD gene encoding ACP S-malonyltransferase — MSEKFAILFPGQGSQSVGMLADLLAESEVVKATFAQASAALGYDLAQLVLDGPEATLNQTDKTQPALLTASVAIYRHWLAQGGQQPTVMAGHSLGEYSALVCAGVLSLEDAVKLVEKRGLYMQQAVPAGTGSMAAIIGLDDDLVRQACDSVANGDVVAPVNFNSPGQVVIAGSKDAVDRASAACKEAGAKRALPLAVSVPSHCALMKPAAEQLANDLNNIEFNTTDIKVINNVDVSVETEQAAIKDALVRQLYSPVRWTETVQTLVAQDITTTYEFGPGKVLSGLAKRIDKSVSCVSVNDLASFAAVFSQE, encoded by the coding sequence ATGTCAGAAAAATTCGCGATCTTATTTCCAGGTCAAGGTTCTCAATCTGTCGGTATGTTAGCTGATTTGCTTGCAGAGTCTGAAGTGGTTAAAGCCACGTTCGCACAAGCTTCAGCGGCTTTAGGCTATGATTTAGCACAGTTAGTTTTAGATGGACCAGAAGCGACTCTTAATCAAACTGATAAAACACAACCGGCATTGCTTACGGCCAGTGTGGCTATTTATCGTCACTGGTTAGCTCAAGGTGGCCAACAACCAACCGTCATGGCTGGTCATAGCTTAGGTGAGTATTCAGCATTAGTTTGTGCAGGGGTGTTATCACTCGAAGATGCAGTTAAATTAGTCGAAAAGCGTGGTTTATACATGCAACAAGCTGTTCCCGCAGGCACTGGTTCAATGGCTGCGATTATTGGTTTAGATGACGATTTAGTGCGCCAAGCATGTGACAGTGTCGCCAATGGTGACGTTGTTGCGCCAGTGAACTTTAACTCACCTGGCCAAGTTGTGATTGCAGGCAGTAAAGATGCAGTTGATCGCGCCTCAGCAGCGTGTAAAGAAGCGGGAGCAAAACGCGCTTTACCTCTGGCAGTTTCAGTGCCTTCACACTGTGCTTTAATGAAGCCAGCGGCTGAACAATTAGCCAATGATTTAAATAATATCGAATTTAATACCACTGACATTAAAGTGATTAATAATGTTGATGTCTCAGTGGAAACAGAACAAGCCGCTATAAAAGATGCCCTTGTTCGTCAATTATATAGTCCAGTTCGTTGGACCGAAACAGTTCAAACACTCGTCGCGCAAGACATTACGACCACATACGAATTTGGCCCTGGGAAAGTGTTATCTGGGTTAGCAAAACGTATTGATAAATCAGTCAGTTGTGTGTCTGTCAACGACTTAGCGTCGTTCGCGGCAGTGTTTAGCCAAGAATAA
- a CDS encoding HAD family hydrolase, translating into MRYKLVIFDWDGTLMDSVPRIVSAMHNAAVSCQLAPVSAQSVKSIIGMSLPQAVDTLYPSHSMLHAQLIDAYKHHYQSSTIATPLFDGAKSVMQSLKRRGYKIAIATGKGRPGLDCLLNETGLDQYVDLSRSSDETDSKPSPDMLNQLLNEANVCVSQAVMVGDTTIDLKMAQAINMDRIGVSFGVCRAQELLPYHPIVVIDELQQLLEYV; encoded by the coding sequence ATGCGTTATAAGCTGGTCATTTTTGATTGGGATGGCACCTTAATGGATTCGGTGCCTCGTATTGTGAGTGCGATGCACAATGCTGCCGTATCGTGTCAATTAGCTCCTGTTAGTGCACAATCTGTCAAATCAATTATTGGTATGAGCCTCCCTCAAGCGGTTGACACTTTGTATCCCTCTCATAGCATGTTGCACGCGCAATTAATTGATGCATACAAGCACCATTATCAATCATCGACAATCGCGACTCCTTTATTTGATGGTGCAAAATCAGTCATGCAATCATTAAAAAGGCGCGGTTATAAGATTGCGATAGCAACAGGAAAAGGACGACCCGGCTTAGATTGTCTATTAAATGAAACTGGGCTAGATCAATATGTGGATTTAAGTCGCAGTTCAGACGAAACAGACTCAAAACCTTCACCCGATATGCTTAATCAATTACTGAATGAAGCGAATGTGTGTGTGTCGCAAGCGGTGATGGTAGGCGACACAACGATAGATTTAAAAATGGCGCAGGCCATCAACATGGATCGAATTGGTGTGAGTTTTGGTGTGTGTCGTGCCCAAGAGCTTTTACCGTACCATCCGATAGTGGTGATTGATGAGCTCCAACAGCTCTTGGAGTACGTCTAA
- the pabC gene encoding aminodeoxychorismate lyase, protein MKKTRINTLTSDQISVFDRGFNYGDGFFTTAKISDGQVEHWDLHCARLLTCQQRLGFSALDFQQLHTDVMNFICGVSLAGLKIVITRGEGGRGYGPPSIESHTIVLSMFEYPSHYLSLHQQGLELEIASTRLGLQPLLAGLKTLNRLEQVLIKQEINDNHWQDAVVLDLNGHVIESSMANLIAVKGNHFFTPSLQNSGIQGVYLQHLTSQYAISVCTIDLKQLLAMDAVFCCNSLMGLIPVTRIQHRYFDLELAKQLKQKLEPSA, encoded by the coding sequence ATGAAAAAAACACGAATCAATACACTCACTAGTGATCAGATCTCCGTTTTTGATCGCGGGTTTAATTATGGCGATGGCTTTTTTACCACGGCTAAAATTAGTGATGGTCAAGTTGAACATTGGGATTTGCACTGCGCTCGTTTACTGACTTGTCAGCAGCGTTTAGGGTTTTCAGCACTCGATTTTCAGCAGTTACACACGGACGTAATGAATTTCATCTGCGGTGTGTCTTTAGCTGGGCTTAAAATAGTCATTACGCGAGGTGAAGGCGGGCGAGGTTATGGCCCCCCGAGCATTGAATCCCATACTATCGTGTTATCGATGTTTGAATATCCGTCGCATTATCTGAGCTTACACCAGCAAGGTCTTGAGCTGGAAATCGCGTCAACGCGATTAGGGCTACAGCCGCTACTCGCAGGGCTAAAAACCCTTAATCGGCTCGAACAAGTATTAATTAAGCAAGAAATTAATGACAACCATTGGCAAGATGCTGTGGTACTTGATTTAAATGGTCATGTCATTGAGTCGTCAATGGCAAATTTAATTGCCGTCAAAGGCAATCACTTTTTTACACCTTCTTTGCAAAATAGTGGGATCCAAGGTGTTTATTTACAACATCTTACATCACAATATGCGATATCTGTGTGTACAATCGATTTAAAACAATTGTTGGCTATGGACGCGGTATTTTGTTGTAATAGCCTCATGGGCCTTATTCCTGTTACGAGAATACAGCATCGCTATTTTGATCTCGAACTGGCCAAACAATTAAAACAAAAGTTGGAACCCAGTGCTTAA
- the rluC gene encoding 23S rRNA pseudouridine(955/2504/2580) synthase RluC, translated as MSEKLGTQVIFHTVTEDHDGQRIDNFLITKLKGVPKSAIYRILRKGEVRVNKKRIKPVYKLQVGDEVRIPPIKMAEKEEFVPKNLDVISRLEDAILYEDKYLIVINKPSGMAVHGGSGLSYGLIEAMRTLRPEERSLELVHRLDRDTSGCLLISKKRSVLKSLHDQLREKTMEKNYWALVSGEWLSKTKNVTEPLRKNTLQSGERVVRVDHEEGKPSHTRFRVLERFRDGTLVQASPVTGRTHQIRVHTQCKGHPIACDDKYGITEFDDKMKGFGLNRLFLHAHDLAFYHPKLEQTMRVEAPLDAVLKRTIIKLREDHAL; from the coding sequence ATGTCAGAAAAACTCGGAACGCAAGTTATTTTTCATACAGTTACAGAAGACCATGATGGGCAGCGAATAGATAACTTTTTGATAACGAAGTTAAAGGGTGTGCCAAAAAGCGCCATTTACCGAATTTTACGTAAGGGTGAGGTACGTGTTAATAAAAAACGGATCAAACCAGTTTATAAGTTACAAGTGGGTGACGAAGTACGCATTCCACCGATTAAAATGGCCGAAAAAGAAGAGTTTGTGCCTAAAAATCTAGATGTGATTAGCCGTCTAGAAGATGCGATTTTGTACGAAGATAAATATCTAATCGTGATTAATAAACCGTCTGGCATGGCGGTTCATGGTGGGAGCGGCTTAAGTTATGGCTTAATCGAAGCCATGCGGACATTACGCCCTGAAGAGCGAAGCCTTGAGTTAGTGCATCGTTTAGATAGGGATACATCAGGTTGTTTGTTGATTTCGAAAAAACGTTCAGTATTAAAAAGTCTCCATGATCAGTTACGTGAAAAAACCATGGAAAAAAATTATTGGGCATTGGTATCTGGTGAATGGTTATCTAAGACAAAAAATGTCACTGAGCCACTGCGTAAAAACACTTTGCAATCAGGTGAGCGTGTGGTCAGGGTCGATCACGAAGAAGGGAAACCCTCACACACCCGTTTTCGTGTCTTAGAACGTTTTCGTGATGGCACCTTAGTGCAAGCCTCACCAGTTACGGGTCGAACTCACCAAATTCGTGTTCATACACAATGTAAAGGGCATCCAATTGCATGTGATGACAAATACGGCATCACTGAATTTGATGACAAAATGAAAGGTTTTGGTTTAAACCGTTTATTTTTACATGCCCATGATCTGGCTTTTTATCATCCAAAACTGGAGCAAACAATGCGTGTTGAAGCGCCATTGGATGCAGTACTTAAGCGTACGATTATCAAATTACGTGAAGATCATGCGTTATAA
- the acpP gene encoding acyl carrier protein, whose product MSNIQERVKKIIIEQLGVKEEEVKNESSFVDDLGADSLDTVELVMALEEEFDTEIPDEEAEKITTVQAAIDYVTAHAE is encoded by the coding sequence ATGAGCAACATCCAAGAACGCGTTAAGAAAATCATCATTGAACAACTAGGTGTTAAAGAAGAAGAAGTTAAAAACGAATCTTCATTTGTAGATGACCTAGGTGCAGATTCTCTTGACACTGTTGAACTTGTAATGGCTTTAGAAGAAGAATTCGATACTGAAATCCCAGACGAAGAAGCTGAGAAAATTACTACAGTACAAGCTGCTATCGATTACGTAACTGCACACGCAGAGTAA
- the fabG gene encoding 3-oxoacyl-ACP reductase FabG, with protein sequence MSNLFSLAGKVVLVTGASRGIGKAIAETLVAQGATVAGTATSESGAAAISDYLGESGKGYALNVTDADSVTVVLAAIKADLGDIDVLVNNAGITRDNLLMRMKDQEWDDIIDTNLTSIFRLSKAVLRPMMKKKSGRIINIGSVVGTMGNAGQVNYAAAKAGVIGFSKAMAREVASRGITVNVVAPGFIQTDMTDELTDEQKAATLANVPAGRLGLPAEIAATVAYLASDAGAYVTGETIHVNGGMYMI encoded by the coding sequence ATGAGTAATTTATTTTCTTTAGCGGGAAAAGTGGTTTTAGTAACAGGTGCAAGCCGTGGTATTGGTAAAGCAATTGCAGAAACATTGGTTGCACAAGGGGCAACCGTTGCTGGGACTGCGACCAGTGAATCGGGCGCTGCTGCGATTTCAGACTACTTGGGTGAGTCAGGTAAGGGTTATGCGTTAAATGTAACCGATGCAGATTCAGTCACAGTTGTTTTAGCAGCCATAAAAGCTGACTTAGGTGATATTGACGTACTGGTTAACAATGCAGGTATCACCCGTGATAACTTATTAATGCGTATGAAAGATCAAGAGTGGGACGATATTATCGACACGAACTTGACTTCTATCTTCCGTCTTTCAAAAGCTGTTTTACGCCCAATGATGAAGAAAAAATCGGGTCGTATTATCAATATCGGTTCTGTAGTGGGCACTATGGGCAATGCTGGTCAGGTTAATTATGCAGCAGCGAAAGCGGGCGTCATTGGTTTTTCAAAAGCAATGGCTCGTGAAGTGGCATCGCGCGGTATTACGGTAAATGTCGTGGCGCCAGGCTTTATTCAAACGGATATGACAGATGAGTTAACGGACGAGCAAAAAGCAGCCACACTTGCGAATGTTCCTGCCGGTCGTTTAGGTCTGCCAGCTGAAATTGCAGCAACAGTTGCCTACTTAGCATCTGATGCGGGTGCGTATGTGACAGGTGAAACCATTCATGTGAATGGTGGTATGTACATGATCTAA
- the rpmF gene encoding 50S ribosomal protein L32: protein MAVQKSKKSRAKRGTRRSHDAISGPTLTVDQVSGETHRRHHVTADGYYKGVKVI from the coding sequence ATGGCTGTACAAAAAAGCAAAAAGTCTCGTGCAAAACGCGGCACACGTCGTTCGCACGATGCGATCAGCGGACCAACTTTAACTGTTGACCAAGTTTCTGGTGAGACTCATCGTCGTCACCACGTAACTGCTGACGGTTACTACAAAGGCGTTAAAGTAATTTAA